The following are encoded together in the Pan troglodytes isolate AG18354 chromosome 6, NHGRI_mPanTro3-v2.0_pri, whole genome shotgun sequence genome:
- the ZNF655 gene encoding zinc finger protein 655 isoform X4, whose protein sequence is MEEIPAQEAAGSPRVQFQSLETQSECLSPEPQFVQDTDMEQGLTGGFPISKPDGISQLEQDLQVFDLETKTREVLRDNCSDGETREENKLLIPKQKISEEVHSYKVRVGRLKHDITQVPETREVYKSEDRLERLQEILRKFLYLEREFRQITISKETFTSEKNNECHEPEKSFSLDSTIDADQRVLRIQNTDDNDKYDMSFNQNSASGKHEHLNLTEDFQSSECKESLMDLSHLNKWESIPNTEKSYKCDVCGKIFHQSSALTRHQRIHTREKPYKCKECEKSFSQSSSLSRHKRIHTREKPYKCEASDKSCEASDKSCSPSSGIIQHKKIHTRAKSYKCSSCERVFSRSVHLTQHQKIHKEMPCKCTVCGSDFCHTSYLLEHQRVHHEEKAYEYDEYGLAYIKQQGIHFREKPYTCSECGKDFRLNSHLIQHQRIHTGEKAHECNECGKAFSQTSCLIQHHKMHRKEKSYECNEYEGSFSHSSDLILQQEVLTRQKAFDCDVWEKNSSQRAHLVQHQSIHTKENS, encoded by the exons GATTTCCAATTTCCAAGCCTGATGGGATCTCCCAGCTGGAACAGGATCTACAGGTCTTTGATCTGGAAACTAAGACTAGAGAAGTCTTAAGAGATAACTGCTCAG ATGGAGAGACCAGAGAAGAGAACAAGCTGTTGATTCCTAAGCAGAAAATTTCGGAAGAAGTGCATTCATACAAAGTGAGAGTAGGAAGACTCAAACACGATATTACCCAAGTTCCTGAGACTAGAGAAGTGTATAAGTCTGAGGACAGATTAGAAAGACTTCAGGAAATTCTAAGGAAATTTCTGTACCTGGAGAGAGAGTTTAGGCAAATAACAATCAGCAAGGAAACCTTCACCAGTGAGAAGAACAATGAATGTCATGAACCCGAAAAAAGCTTCAGTCTGGACTCTACTATTGATGCAGATCAGAGAGTTCTTAGAATACAGAATACCGATGACAATGATAAGTATGACATGAGCTTCAACCAGAATTCAGCCTCTGGTAAACATGAACACTTAAATCTAACAGAGGATTTTCAGAGTAGTGAATGTAAGGAAAGCTTAATGGATCTCTCCCACCTTAATAAATGGGAGAGCATCCCTAACACTGAGAAATCCTATAAATGTGATGTATGTGGGAAAATTTTCCATCAGAGCTCAGCCCTTACTAGACATCAGAGAATCCATACTAGAGAGAAgccctacaaatgtaaagaatgtgaaaAGTCTTTCAGTCAGAGCTCAAGTCTTAGTCGACATAAAAGAATACACACTAGAgaaaaaccttacaaatgtgaagcATCTGATAAATCCTGTGAAGCGTCTGATAAATCCTGTAGTCCAAGCTCAGGCATAATTCAGCATAAGAAAATTCACACCAGAGCCAAATCTTACAAATGTAGCAGTTGTGAAAGAGTCTTCAGTCGTAGTGTCCACCTTACTCAACATCAAAAAATTCACAAAGAGATGCCCTGTAAGTGTACTGTATGTGGCAGTGACTTCTGCCATACTTCATACCTACTTGAACATCAGAGGGTCCATCATGAAGAGAAAGCCTATGAGTATGATGAATATGGGTTGGCCTATATTAAACAACAAGGAATTCATTTCAGAGAAAAGCCCTATACGTGTAGTGAATGTGGAAAAGACTTCAGATTGAATTCACATCTTATTCAGCATCAAAGAATTCACACAGGAGAGAAAGCAcatgaatgtaatgaatgtggaaaagctttcagtcaAACCTCATGCCTTATTCAGCATCACAAAATGCATAGGAAAGAGAAATCATATGAATGTAATGAGTATGAGGGCAGTTTCAGTCATAGCTCAGATCTTATCCTGCAACAAGAAGTCCTCACCAGACAGAAAGCCTTTGATTGTGATGTATGGGAAAAGAACTCCAGTCAGAGAGCTCATCTAGTTCAACATCAGAGTATTCATACCAAAGAGAACTCATGA
- the ZNF655 gene encoding zinc finger protein 655 isoform X5 codes for MLENYGNVVSLGFPISKPDGISQLEQDLQVFDLETKTREVLRDNCSDGETREENKLLIPKQKISEEVHSYKVRVGRLKHDITQVPETREVYKSEDRLERLQEILRKFLYLEREFRQITISKETFTSEKNNECHEPEKSFSLDSTIDADQRVLRIQNTDDNDKYDMSFNQNSASGKHEHLNLTEDFQSSECKESLMDLSHLNKWESIPNTEKSYKCDVCGKIFHQSSALTRHQRIHTREKPYKCKECEKSFSQSSSLSRHKRIHTREKPYKCEASDKSCEASDKSCSPSSGIIQHKKIHTRAKSYKCSSCERVFSRSVHLTQHQKIHKEMPCKCTVCGSDFCHTSYLLEHQRVHHEEKAYEYDEYGLAYIKQQGIHFREKPYTCSECGKDFRLNSHLIQHQRIHTGEKAHECNECGKAFSQTSCLIQHHKMHRKEKSYECNEYEGSFSHSSDLILQQEVLTRQKAFDCDVWEKNSSQRAHLVQHQSIHTKENS; via the exons GATTTCCAATTTCCAAGCCTGATGGGATCTCCCAGCTGGAACAGGATCTACAGGTCTTTGATCTGGAAACTAAGACTAGAGAAGTCTTAAGAGATAACTGCTCAG ATGGAGAGACCAGAGAAGAGAACAAGCTGTTGATTCCTAAGCAGAAAATTTCGGAAGAAGTGCATTCATACAAAGTGAGAGTAGGAAGACTCAAACACGATATTACCCAAGTTCCTGAGACTAGAGAAGTGTATAAGTCTGAGGACAGATTAGAAAGACTTCAGGAAATTCTAAGGAAATTTCTGTACCTGGAGAGAGAGTTTAGGCAAATAACAATCAGCAAGGAAACCTTCACCAGTGAGAAGAACAATGAATGTCATGAACCCGAAAAAAGCTTCAGTCTGGACTCTACTATTGATGCAGATCAGAGAGTTCTTAGAATACAGAATACCGATGACAATGATAAGTATGACATGAGCTTCAACCAGAATTCAGCCTCTGGTAAACATGAACACTTAAATCTAACAGAGGATTTTCAGAGTAGTGAATGTAAGGAAAGCTTAATGGATCTCTCCCACCTTAATAAATGGGAGAGCATCCCTAACACTGAGAAATCCTATAAATGTGATGTATGTGGGAAAATTTTCCATCAGAGCTCAGCCCTTACTAGACATCAGAGAATCCATACTAGAGAGAAgccctacaaatgtaaagaatgtgaaaAGTCTTTCAGTCAGAGCTCAAGTCTTAGTCGACATAAAAGAATACACACTAGAgaaaaaccttacaaatgtgaagcATCTGATAAATCCTGTGAAGCGTCTGATAAATCCTGTAGTCCAAGCTCAGGCATAATTCAGCATAAGAAAATTCACACCAGAGCCAAATCTTACAAATGTAGCAGTTGTGAAAGAGTCTTCAGTCGTAGTGTCCACCTTACTCAACATCAAAAAATTCACAAAGAGATGCCCTGTAAGTGTACTGTATGTGGCAGTGACTTCTGCCATACTTCATACCTACTTGAACATCAGAGGGTCCATCATGAAGAGAAAGCCTATGAGTATGATGAATATGGGTTGGCCTATATTAAACAACAAGGAATTCATTTCAGAGAAAAGCCCTATACGTGTAGTGAATGTGGAAAAGACTTCAGATTGAATTCACATCTTATTCAGCATCAAAGAATTCACACAGGAGAGAAAGCAcatgaatgtaatgaatgtggaaaagctttcagtcaAACCTCATGCCTTATTCAGCATCACAAAATGCATAGGAAAGAGAAATCATATGAATGTAATGAGTATGAGGGCAGTTTCAGTCATAGCTCAGATCTTATCCTGCAACAAGAAGTCCTCACCAGACAGAAAGCCTTTGATTGTGATGTATGGGAAAAGAACTCCAGTCAGAGAGCTCATCTAGTTCAACATCAGAGTATTCATACCAAAGAGAACTCATGA
- the ZNF655 gene encoding zinc finger protein 655 isoform X7, translating to MLENYGNVVSLDGETREENKLLIPKQKISEEVHSYKVRVGRLKHDITQVPETREVYKSEDRLERLQEILRKFLYLEREFRQITISKETFTSEKNNECHEPEKSFSLDSTIDADQRVLRIQNTDDNDKYDMSFNQNSASGKHEHLNLTEDFQSSECKESLMDLSHLNKWESIPNTEKSYKCDVCGKIFHQSSALTRHQRIHTREKPYKCKECEKSFSQSSSLSRHKRIHTREKPYKCEASDKSCEASDKSCSPSSGIIQHKKIHTRAKSYKCSSCERVFSRSVHLTQHQKIHKEMPCKCTVCGSDFCHTSYLLEHQRVHHEEKAYEYDEYGLAYIKQQGIHFREKPYTCSECGKDFRLNSHLIQHQRIHTGEKAHECNECGKAFSQTSCLIQHHKMHRKEKSYECNEYEGSFSHSSDLILQQEVLTRQKAFDCDVWEKNSSQRAHLVQHQSIHTKENS from the coding sequence ATGGAGAGACCAGAGAAGAGAACAAGCTGTTGATTCCTAAGCAGAAAATTTCGGAAGAAGTGCATTCATACAAAGTGAGAGTAGGAAGACTCAAACACGATATTACCCAAGTTCCTGAGACTAGAGAAGTGTATAAGTCTGAGGACAGATTAGAAAGACTTCAGGAAATTCTAAGGAAATTTCTGTACCTGGAGAGAGAGTTTAGGCAAATAACAATCAGCAAGGAAACCTTCACCAGTGAGAAGAACAATGAATGTCATGAACCCGAAAAAAGCTTCAGTCTGGACTCTACTATTGATGCAGATCAGAGAGTTCTTAGAATACAGAATACCGATGACAATGATAAGTATGACATGAGCTTCAACCAGAATTCAGCCTCTGGTAAACATGAACACTTAAATCTAACAGAGGATTTTCAGAGTAGTGAATGTAAGGAAAGCTTAATGGATCTCTCCCACCTTAATAAATGGGAGAGCATCCCTAACACTGAGAAATCCTATAAATGTGATGTATGTGGGAAAATTTTCCATCAGAGCTCAGCCCTTACTAGACATCAGAGAATCCATACTAGAGAGAAgccctacaaatgtaaagaatgtgaaaAGTCTTTCAGTCAGAGCTCAAGTCTTAGTCGACATAAAAGAATACACACTAGAgaaaaaccttacaaatgtgaagcATCTGATAAATCCTGTGAAGCGTCTGATAAATCCTGTAGTCCAAGCTCAGGCATAATTCAGCATAAGAAAATTCACACCAGAGCCAAATCTTACAAATGTAGCAGTTGTGAAAGAGTCTTCAGTCGTAGTGTCCACCTTACTCAACATCAAAAAATTCACAAAGAGATGCCCTGTAAGTGTACTGTATGTGGCAGTGACTTCTGCCATACTTCATACCTACTTGAACATCAGAGGGTCCATCATGAAGAGAAAGCCTATGAGTATGATGAATATGGGTTGGCCTATATTAAACAACAAGGAATTCATTTCAGAGAAAAGCCCTATACGTGTAGTGAATGTGGAAAAGACTTCAGATTGAATTCACATCTTATTCAGCATCAAAGAATTCACACAGGAGAGAAAGCAcatgaatgtaatgaatgtggaaaagctttcagtcaAACCTCATGCCTTATTCAGCATCACAAAATGCATAGGAAAGAGAAATCATATGAATGTAATGAGTATGAGGGCAGTTTCAGTCATAGCTCAGATCTTATCCTGCAACAAGAAGTCCTCACCAGACAGAAAGCCTTTGATTGTGATGTATGGGAAAAGAACTCCAGTCAGAGAGCTCATCTAGTTCAACATCAGAGTATTCATACCAAAGAGAACTCATGA
- the ZNF655 gene encoding zinc finger protein 655 isoform X6: MEEIPAQEAAGSPRVQFQSLETQSECLSPEPQFVQDTDMEQGLTGDGETREENKLLIPKQKISEEVHSYKVRVGRLKHDITQVPETREVYKSEDRLERLQEILRKFLYLEREFRQITISKETFTSEKNNECHEPEKSFSLDSTIDADQRVLRIQNTDDNDKYDMSFNQNSASGKHEHLNLTEDFQSSECKESLMDLSHLNKWESIPNTEKSYKCDVCGKIFHQSSALTRHQRIHTREKPYKCKECEKSFSQSSSLSRHKRIHTREKPYKCEASDKSCEASDKSCSPSSGIIQHKKIHTRAKSYKCSSCERVFSRSVHLTQHQKIHKEMPCKCTVCGSDFCHTSYLLEHQRVHHEEKAYEYDEYGLAYIKQQGIHFREKPYTCSECGKDFRLNSHLIQHQRIHTGEKAHECNECGKAFSQTSCLIQHHKMHRKEKSYECNEYEGSFSHSSDLILQQEVLTRQKAFDCDVWEKNSSQRAHLVQHQSIHTKENS, encoded by the coding sequence ATGGAGAGACCAGAGAAGAGAACAAGCTGTTGATTCCTAAGCAGAAAATTTCGGAAGAAGTGCATTCATACAAAGTGAGAGTAGGAAGACTCAAACACGATATTACCCAAGTTCCTGAGACTAGAGAAGTGTATAAGTCTGAGGACAGATTAGAAAGACTTCAGGAAATTCTAAGGAAATTTCTGTACCTGGAGAGAGAGTTTAGGCAAATAACAATCAGCAAGGAAACCTTCACCAGTGAGAAGAACAATGAATGTCATGAACCCGAAAAAAGCTTCAGTCTGGACTCTACTATTGATGCAGATCAGAGAGTTCTTAGAATACAGAATACCGATGACAATGATAAGTATGACATGAGCTTCAACCAGAATTCAGCCTCTGGTAAACATGAACACTTAAATCTAACAGAGGATTTTCAGAGTAGTGAATGTAAGGAAAGCTTAATGGATCTCTCCCACCTTAATAAATGGGAGAGCATCCCTAACACTGAGAAATCCTATAAATGTGATGTATGTGGGAAAATTTTCCATCAGAGCTCAGCCCTTACTAGACATCAGAGAATCCATACTAGAGAGAAgccctacaaatgtaaagaatgtgaaaAGTCTTTCAGTCAGAGCTCAAGTCTTAGTCGACATAAAAGAATACACACTAGAgaaaaaccttacaaatgtgaagcATCTGATAAATCCTGTGAAGCGTCTGATAAATCCTGTAGTCCAAGCTCAGGCATAATTCAGCATAAGAAAATTCACACCAGAGCCAAATCTTACAAATGTAGCAGTTGTGAAAGAGTCTTCAGTCGTAGTGTCCACCTTACTCAACATCAAAAAATTCACAAAGAGATGCCCTGTAAGTGTACTGTATGTGGCAGTGACTTCTGCCATACTTCATACCTACTTGAACATCAGAGGGTCCATCATGAAGAGAAAGCCTATGAGTATGATGAATATGGGTTGGCCTATATTAAACAACAAGGAATTCATTTCAGAGAAAAGCCCTATACGTGTAGTGAATGTGGAAAAGACTTCAGATTGAATTCACATCTTATTCAGCATCAAAGAATTCACACAGGAGAGAAAGCAcatgaatgtaatgaatgtggaaaagctttcagtcaAACCTCATGCCTTATTCAGCATCACAAAATGCATAGGAAAGAGAAATCATATGAATGTAATGAGTATGAGGGCAGTTTCAGTCATAGCTCAGATCTTATCCTGCAACAAGAAGTCCTCACCAGACAGAAAGCCTTTGATTGTGATGTATGGGAAAAGAACTCCAGTCAGAGAGCTCATCTAGTTCAACATCAGAGTATTCATACCAAAGAGAACTCATGA
- the ZNF655 gene encoding zinc finger protein 655 isoform X8: MSFNQNSASGKHEHLNLTEDFQSSECKESLMDLSHLNKWESIPNTEKSYKCDVCGKIFHQSSALTRHQRIHTREKPYKCKECEKSFSQSSSLSRHKRIHTREKPYKCEASDKSCEASDKSCSPSSGIIQHKKIHTRAKSYKCSSCERVFSRSVHLTQHQKIHKEMPCKCTVCGSDFCHTSYLLEHQRVHHEEKAYEYDEYGLAYIKQQGIHFREKPYTCSECGKDFRLNSHLIQHQRIHTGEKAHECNECGKAFSQTSCLIQHHKMHRKEKSYECNEYEGSFSHSSDLILQQEVLTRQKAFDCDVWEKNSSQRAHLVQHQSIHTKENS, translated from the coding sequence ATGAGCTTCAACCAGAATTCAGCCTCTGGTAAACATGAACACTTAAATCTAACAGAGGATTTTCAGAGTAGTGAATGTAAGGAAAGCTTAATGGATCTCTCCCACCTTAATAAATGGGAGAGCATCCCTAACACTGAGAAATCCTATAAATGTGATGTATGTGGGAAAATTTTCCATCAGAGCTCAGCCCTTACTAGACATCAGAGAATCCATACTAGAGAGAAgccctacaaatgtaaagaatgtgaaaAGTCTTTCAGTCAGAGCTCAAGTCTTAGTCGACATAAAAGAATACACACTAGAgaaaaaccttacaaatgtgaagcATCTGATAAATCCTGTGAAGCGTCTGATAAATCCTGTAGTCCAAGCTCAGGCATAATTCAGCATAAGAAAATTCACACCAGAGCCAAATCTTACAAATGTAGCAGTTGTGAAAGAGTCTTCAGTCGTAGTGTCCACCTTACTCAACATCAAAAAATTCACAAAGAGATGCCCTGTAAGTGTACTGTATGTGGCAGTGACTTCTGCCATACTTCATACCTACTTGAACATCAGAGGGTCCATCATGAAGAGAAAGCCTATGAGTATGATGAATATGGGTTGGCCTATATTAAACAACAAGGAATTCATTTCAGAGAAAAGCCCTATACGTGTAGTGAATGTGGAAAAGACTTCAGATTGAATTCACATCTTATTCAGCATCAAAGAATTCACACAGGAGAGAAAGCAcatgaatgtaatgaatgtggaaaagctttcagtcaAACCTCATGCCTTATTCAGCATCACAAAATGCATAGGAAAGAGAAATCATATGAATGTAATGAGTATGAGGGCAGTTTCAGTCATAGCTCAGATCTTATCCTGCAACAAGAAGTCCTCACCAGACAGAAAGCCTTTGATTGTGATGTATGGGAAAAGAACTCCAGTCAGAGAGCTCATCTAGTTCAACATCAGAGTATTCATACCAAAGAGAACTCATGA